In the genome of Streptomyces pactum, one region contains:
- a CDS encoding nuclear transport factor 2 family protein, with protein MTPPTDAEQVELANTALYEALERGDQEALERLWLDGDISCVHPGWPVLRGRGEVLRSYALIMANTDYIQFFLTDVEVAVAGDTALVTCTENILSGAPAEEEGQLGPLIGQLVVATNVFRRTPAGWRLWSHHGSPVLAEEDAEEPTEPGGD; from the coding sequence GTGACTCCGCCGACCGACGCCGAGCAGGTGGAGCTGGCGAACACCGCCCTGTACGAGGCGCTGGAGCGGGGCGACCAGGAGGCCCTGGAACGCCTCTGGCTGGACGGCGACATCAGCTGCGTGCACCCCGGCTGGCCGGTGCTGCGCGGACGCGGCGAGGTGCTCCGCTCGTACGCCCTGATTATGGCGAACACCGACTACATCCAGTTCTTCCTGACGGACGTCGAGGTGGCGGTGGCGGGCGACACCGCGCTGGTGACCTGCACCGAGAACATCCTCAGCGGCGCGCCGGCCGAGGAGGAGGGGCAGCTGGGGCCGCTCATCGGCCAGCTGGTGGTGGCCACCAACGTGTTCCGCCGGACCCCGGCCGGCTGGCGGCTGTGGTCCCACCACGGCTCCCCGGTCCTGGCCGAGGAGGACGCCGAGGAGCCGACCGAACCCGGCGGCGACTGA
- the folP gene encoding dihydropteroate synthase, protein MSTLRRPDGPVGLPRWDRCAVMGVVNVTPDSFSDGGQWFDTELAVKHGLDLIAAGADLIDVGGESTRPGASRVDEAEELRRVVPVVRELAAAGAVVSVDTMRASVAEQAVTAGAALVNDVSGGRADPAMVPVVAAAGVPFVVMHWRGQSIDMVRRAVYRDVVAEVVAELRESLDRAVDGGIAPEAIVVDPGLGFAKDAEHDLALVAHLAELRALDRPVLVAASRKRFLGRVLAGPGGSPPPARERDAATAAVTALAAREGAWAVRVHEVRASADAVRVVRAVEGAV, encoded by the coding sequence ATGAGTACGTTGCGACGCCCCGACGGCCCGGTCGGCCTGCCGCGATGGGACCGGTGCGCGGTCATGGGCGTGGTGAACGTCACGCCCGATTCGTTCTCCGACGGCGGCCAGTGGTTCGACACCGAGCTGGCCGTCAAGCACGGTCTGGATCTGATCGCCGCGGGCGCCGACCTGATCGACGTCGGCGGCGAGTCCACCCGGCCCGGCGCCTCCCGGGTGGACGAGGCCGAGGAGCTGCGCCGGGTGGTCCCGGTGGTGCGTGAACTGGCCGCCGCCGGTGCCGTGGTGAGCGTGGACACCATGCGCGCCTCGGTCGCCGAGCAGGCGGTGACGGCTGGTGCGGCGCTGGTCAACGACGTCAGCGGCGGACGCGCGGACCCGGCGATGGTGCCGGTGGTGGCCGCGGCCGGGGTGCCGTTCGTGGTGATGCACTGGCGCGGCCAGTCGATCGACATGGTCAGGCGGGCGGTCTACCGGGACGTGGTCGCCGAGGTGGTCGCCGAGCTGCGGGAGAGCCTGGACCGGGCGGTGGACGGCGGCATCGCCCCGGAGGCGATCGTGGTGGACCCGGGGCTGGGGTTCGCCAAGGACGCCGAGCACGACCTGGCCCTCGTCGCCCATCTGGCCGAGCTGCGGGCGCTGGACCGCCCGGTGCTGGTCGCCGCTTCCCGGAAGCGGTTCCTGGGCCGGGTGCTCGCCGGGCCGGGGGGCAGCCCGCCGCCCGCCCGGGAGCGGGACGCGGCCACCGCGGCGGTCACCGCCCTGGCGGCCCGGGAAGGGGCCTGGGCGGTGCGGGTGCACGAGGTACGGGCCAGCGCGGACGCGGTGCGCGTCGTGCGGGCCGTCGAGGGAGCGGTGTGA